The following DNA comes from Bradyrhizobium sp. SK17.
CACGGCTGACGGCGCGCCGGGCTGGAGCGCGTTGATGGCGGTCGGTTGCAGCAGCATGACGCTGCGCGGCTGCCACTTCTCGGCGAGCCTCACCCCACCGGCTCCGGCAGCCGCGCCGACCGCGAGCACGGCAAGTGCCACGCCTGCGAGCAGACTGCGATGCCGGATCTGCGGGCGCGCAGCGGGCGCCAGGCTAGCATCCGAAGGTGATTGGCTTTCGGTCATCGGACCGTCCTTTCATCGATTGCGATGACCGCAGCCTAGGGCACCCTCCCCAATCCAGCCTGAACCGTTTCGTTCAGGTTGGGTTAAGCTCCCGGCATAGGTGCAGCCGAGGTGAAGCGGAATGAAAATCCTTCTGGTCGAAGATGATCGCCTGCTCGCGCAAGAGATCGCCCGCGCCCTGCGCGAGGAGAACTTTGCGGTCGACGTGGCCGCGAACGGCGAGGACGGACAGCATCTCGGCGAGACCGAATCCTACGACGCCGCGGTGCTCGATCTCGGCCTGCCGAAAGTGCCCGGCATCGAGGTCTTGCGCGGATGGCGCAAGCACGACCGGCATTTGCCCGTGCTGATCCTGACCGCGCGTGACGGCTGGACCGACAAGGTGGACGGCTTCAAGGCAGGCGCCGACGACTATCTGACGAAGCCGTTCAGGACCGAGGAGCTGGTCATGCGGCTTCGCGCACTCGTCCGCCGCGCCTCCGGGCATTCCGCGCCGCGAATCTCATGCGGCCCGCTGAGCTTCGAAACACAAACCGGCGTGTTCGAGCTCGATGGACTGCCGTTGAAGTTGACTGCGCTGGAATGGCGGGTTCTGGAATGCCTTGTCCTCCGCAAGGACACCGTCGTCGAGCGCAGCCTGCTCTCGGAGAAGGTCTACGAAGGCGACGTCGGGACGGACTCCAATTCGATCGAGGTGATCGTCGCGAGGCTGCGTCGCAAGATCGGCAAAGCGCTGATCGAGACCGAGAGGGGTCGCGGCTACAAGCTCAACTCGGGCTCCCGATGATGAGCCGAACGACGTCACTCAGCCGACGCCTGATGATCGGAGCCGGCGTGTTCATCACCGTCGCGCTCGTCGTCGCCGCAGTCCTGATCTCGTTCGTCCTGCATCGCTTCGTGCAGGGGCAGATCGATCAGAGGCTCGACGCCCAGATCCTGTTCCTGTCTTCGATGCTCGATGCCGACGGGAACGGCAATTTGCGTCTGGCGGGATCCGCCGACGGGCCGCCGTTCGACCGCCGCCGGCACGGCTGGTACTGGGAAATCTCCGGACCGAAGAATACGCTGCGATCCCGGTCGCTCGATGGTGCCGATCTGGCTCCTCCCGATCTCCGCCACAGGCCGCCGCCACCTCCGCCCCCGCCCCGCCAAGCCGACGACGATCCGCCGCCGCGAGACCGCCCCGCGCCGGCCGATGGCATCGGTCCGGACGACCGCAAGCTGCACTTCCGCATCCTGAACGTATCGGCATCCGGAGTTCCGGCGACGATCGTGGCTTCCGCGCCGAGAGACGCGGTGCTCGGACCGTTATGGGAAGCAATGCGCACATTGGCGTTGTCGCTTGCCGCGCTCGGTATCGCATTGATCTGCGCCATGCTGATTCAGGTCAGACTGGGATTGCGCCCGCTGGAGCAACTGCGCCGCGCAGTGGCCGACGTGAGATCGGGGCTGAGCGAGCGCGTGCCCGACGCTCAGCCGAGCGAGGTGCAGCCGTTGGCCACCGAACTCAACGCGTTGCTGGTCCAGAACGCGGCAAACCTCGAACGGGCACGAAAGCACGTCTCAAATCTTGCGCACGGCTTGAAGACGCCGCTGGCGACCCTGGCGATCGCGCTGCAAAAGCAACCGTCGGGCTCGACGGATCTCCACGATCTCGTCGTCCTGATGGATCGCCGCATTCGCCATCATCTGGGACGCGCCCGATCCGCCGCGCTCGGCGGACCGGTCCGA
Coding sequences within:
- a CDS encoding response regulator transcription factor; its protein translation is MKILLVEDDRLLAQEIARALREENFAVDVAANGEDGQHLGETESYDAAVLDLGLPKVPGIEVLRGWRKHDRHLPVLILTARDGWTDKVDGFKAGADDYLTKPFRTEELVMRLRALVRRASGHSAPRISCGPLSFETQTGVFELDGLPLKLTALEWRVLECLVLRKDTVVERSLLSEKVYEGDVGTDSNSIEVIVARLRRKIGKALIETERGRGYKLNSGSR
- a CDS encoding sensor histidine kinase yields the protein MLDADGNGNLRLAGSADGPPFDRRRHGWYWEISGPKNTLRSRSLDGADLAPPDLRHRPPPPPPPPRQADDDPPPRDRPAPADGIGPDDRKLHFRILNVSASGVPATIVASAPRDAVLGPLWEAMRTLALSLAALGIALICAMLIQVRLGLRPLEQLRRAVADVRSGLSERVPDAQPSEVQPLATELNALLVQNAANLERARKHVSNLAHGLKTPLATLAIALQKQPSGSTDLHDLVVLMDRRIRHHLGRARSAALGGPVRSRTAVASRVTDLALVLGKVNADKQIAFVNHIPSELSVACEQQDIDEMLGNVLENAFSWCRSEVVVGSSEDGRDVVIVIDDDGPGLSPEQMSQAMQAGRRLDESAPGFGFGLSITRELAELYGGSLTLDRSSLGGLRAAIRLPSAGLA